The Mesoterricola silvestris sequence GGGCAGGGCGGCGGCCATGAGCATCCAGTGGCTGCGGCGCCGGGAGGTGTGGTTGCGGCGCCGGGCCTCCTTGCGCAGCTCGTCGGCCAGGGCGATCAGCTCGGGGGTGGGCTCGGACTCGAAGTAGTTGCGGGGCTTCATGCCCAGGAGCGCCCGCAGTTCGGCCCGCAGCGCCGTGTCGCCGGAAGGTTCTTGGCTTCTTTGGGGGTCAAGCCAGGACATGAAGGCCTCCAGAATTTCCGGTGGAATTGAGTTGGTTCCTGAGATGGGCTTTGGCGCGATGGATGCGGGTCTTGACGGTGGCTTCGGGGATATCGAGGATATCGGCGATCTGGCGGATGGAGAGATCTTCCACCACGAAGAGCCAGAGGGTTTCCCGGAAGGTGGGGGAGAGGGTCTTCATCCGCTCCCGGACCTCCTGGCTGAGCAGGTCGTCGTCCGCCTCCGGCCCCTTGCCCTGTTCCACCACGGCCTCGAGGCTGATGGACTGGTTCTTCAGGGGCCGGCGCTCCGTGAGGGACAGGGTGCGCACGGTTCCGTAAAGGTAGGCGGTGGGGTGTTCGACGGGGGTTTCCCGCTGCATGAGAATGACGAATGCTTCCTGGGCAATATCTTCCGGGTAAGTGGCGCCGTAGCGCCGTGCGTAGCTTACCAAACGGGGATAGAGACAGGAAAAAATTTCGTGAAAGTCAGTGGTTTCCCCGAAGGGAAGATCCGGTGGGTTGAACGGCTCCATGCATGGCTCCGAATTCTAAATGGTGAAGGGGAGGTAAATGTTCCCGGAATGGGTACCCCTTCGTGGAATTGGGTAGTCTAGGACCATGAGCGGGCACTTCCACCACTGGCGCGACACCCTCCAGGACCTGGGGGTGATCGGGCTGGTCCCTCCACCATACCAATCCGAACCCCTTCATGATACCCCCGTTGTGCCGCAAAAAAACATTGTGGCGCAACAACCTGTATTGGAAAAAACAATCGCGTCCCCCGTCCCTCCGCCGCCCTCCGGGCCCAAGGCGGTCCCGCCCCAGGATTTGGTGGACGGGGCGGCATCCCTGGCGGCCCTGGAAACCTGCATCCAGGATTGCCAGGCCTGTCCCCTGGGCGCCGGCCGCATCAAGTTCGTCTTCGGGGAGGGGGACCCCGCCGCGCGGATCCTCTTCGTGGGGGAGGGCCCCGGAAGGGACGAGGACCTCCAGGGACG is a genomic window containing:
- a CDS encoding RNA polymerase sigma factor; this encodes MEPFNPPDLPFGETTDFHEIFSCLYPRLVSYARRYGATYPEDIAQEAFVILMQRETPVEHPTAYLYGTVRTLSLTERRPLKNQSISLEAVVEQGKGPEADDDLLSQEVRERMKTLSPTFRETLWLFVVEDLSIRQIADILDIPEATVKTRIHRAKAHLRNQLNSTGNSGGLHVLA